The following are encoded in a window of Paraburkholderia sp. HP33-1 genomic DNA:
- the trmB gene encoding tRNA (guanosine(46)-N7)-methyltransferase TrmB: MIHDPNDSGLPDDSSTSASAAADQPTGNEPNTLYHRRIRSFVTRAGRVSTGQRRALDEFGPRFVVPYAPQQPDWTAVFGREAPRVLEIGFGMGATTAEIAAHRPGDDFLGVEVHEPGVGALLKLIGEQSLTNIRIIQHDAVEVLEQMIAPDSLDGVHIFFPDPWHKARHHKRRLIQPKFVALLVSRLKPGAYLHCATDWQNYAEQMLEVLGADPLLENTADNYAPRPDYRPVTKFERRGLRLGHGVWDLVFRKRGAA, translated from the coding sequence ATGATCCACGATCCAAACGACTCCGGCCTGCCGGACGACTCCTCTACGTCTGCGAGCGCAGCCGCCGACCAGCCCACCGGCAACGAGCCAAACACGCTGTATCACCGCCGCATCCGCAGCTTCGTCACGCGCGCGGGTCGCGTATCGACCGGCCAGCGCCGTGCGCTCGACGAGTTTGGTCCGCGCTTCGTCGTGCCCTATGCGCCGCAGCAGCCCGACTGGACCGCTGTGTTCGGCCGCGAAGCCCCACGCGTGCTGGAGATCGGCTTCGGGATGGGCGCCACCACGGCAGAGATCGCCGCTCACCGTCCCGGCGACGACTTCCTCGGCGTCGAAGTCCACGAGCCAGGCGTCGGCGCATTGCTGAAGCTGATCGGCGAACAGTCGCTGACGAACATCCGCATCATCCAGCACGACGCGGTGGAAGTGCTCGAGCAGATGATCGCGCCCGACAGCCTCGACGGCGTGCACATTTTCTTCCCGGACCCGTGGCACAAGGCGCGCCATCACAAGCGCCGGCTGATCCAGCCGAAGTTCGTCGCGCTGCTCGTGTCGCGATTGAAGCCGGGTGCGTATCTGCATTGCGCGACCGACTGGCAGAACTATGCCGAACAGATGCTCGAAGTCCTCGGCGCCGATCCGCTGCTCGAGAACACCGCCGACAACTACGCGCCGCGCCCCGACTATCGCCCAGTGACGAAGTTCGAGCGACGCGGCCTGCGGCTCGGCCACGGCGTGTGGGACCTCGTGTTCCGCAAGCGCGGCGCCGCGTAA
- a CDS encoding undecaprenyl-diphosphate phosphatase: MDWLLACKALILGVVEGLTEFLPVSSTGHLIVVGSLLDFADDHAKTFDVVIQLGAILAVCWEFRRRIGDVIVGLPSRPEARRFALNVIIATIPAVVLGLLFEKSIKEALFSPVPVAFALAAGGVVILWAEARQRARGDAAVRVRSIDDLSPLDALKVGLAQCFALIPGTSRSGSTIIGGMLFGIERRVATEFSFFLAIPIIFGATAYELYKDWHLFTTDALGSFALGFAAAFVSAFICIRWLLRYIASHDFTVFAWYRIGFGLLILLIGYSGGLSWAD, encoded by the coding sequence ATGGACTGGCTACTGGCTTGTAAGGCACTGATTCTCGGCGTGGTAGAGGGTTTGACGGAGTTCTTGCCAGTGTCGAGCACTGGGCATCTGATCGTCGTCGGCAGTCTGCTCGATTTCGCCGACGACCACGCGAAGACCTTCGATGTCGTGATCCAGCTCGGTGCGATCCTCGCCGTGTGCTGGGAGTTTCGCCGCCGCATCGGCGACGTGATCGTGGGTCTGCCGAGCCGGCCCGAAGCGCGGCGATTCGCGCTGAACGTGATCATCGCGACGATTCCGGCAGTCGTGCTCGGCCTGCTGTTCGAGAAGTCGATCAAGGAGGCGCTGTTTTCGCCGGTGCCAGTCGCGTTTGCGCTGGCCGCGGGCGGCGTCGTGATCCTGTGGGCGGAGGCGCGTCAGCGTGCGCGCGGCGACGCGGCGGTGCGGGTGCGAAGCATCGACGATCTGAGCCCGCTCGATGCACTCAAAGTCGGCCTCGCGCAGTGCTTTGCGCTGATTCCGGGGACCTCGCGCTCGGGCTCGACAATTATCGGCGGCATGCTGTTCGGCATCGAGCGCCGCGTCGCGACCGAGTTTTCATTCTTTCTCGCCATTCCGATCATCTTCGGCGCGACTGCCTACGAGTTGTACAAGGACTGGCATCTGTTCACCACCGATGCGCTCGGCAGCTTCGCGCTCGGCTTCGCGGCGGCGTTCGTCAGTGCGTTTATCTGCATACGCTGGCTCTTGCGCTACATCGCTTCGCACGACTTCACGGTGTTCGCGTGGTATCGGATCGGCTTTGGTCTGCTGATCCTGCTGATCGGTTATAGCGGCGGATTGAGCTGGGCCGATTGA